In Spirochaeta isovalerica, one DNA window encodes the following:
- a CDS encoding RHS repeat-associated core domain-containing protein produces the protein MTAKTFNSNRKRYALGGVQASPGETLQFTGKEWDEETRLYYMSARYQNPMTSRWISADPSGAQLITPMQRNNQGKMELRSGFSLIESMNWYSYVSNNPVRFLDPTGNREIESHSLNHDTIPPQFTGVLNRDGNSWGSRSFPEFRGIDTFTITNGYTGDSLTINVQSVANHSKYPIGNTVVTDFDFKAYSESSISDNPVLLIANAETLSGIIIGPNGHELDENGNEMSTARWLGHDGKPFSGGCVIPATQEDFDNLLNFFQEQGIDDGTVIPVQLNQEIEIVGE, from the coding sequence GTGACCGCCAAAACGTTTAATTCCAACAGAAAAAGATATGCTCTAGGTGGTGTTCAGGCCTCTCCGGGGGAGACTTTACAGTTTACCGGCAAGGAGTGGGATGAGGAGACCCGGCTTTATTACATGAGTGCGCGGTATCAGAATCCGATGACGTCGAGATGGATTAGTGCGGATCCAAGTGGGGCACAATTAATCACCCCAATGCAAAGAAATAATCAAGGAAAAATGGAACTGAGAAGCGGATTCAGTTTGATTGAATCTATGAATTGGTATTCTTATGTCTCCAATAACCCAGTAAGGTTTTTAGACCCCACAGGAAATAGAGAAATAGAGTCTCATTCATTAAATCATGATACAATTCCTCCTCAATTTACTGGAGTATTAAATCGGGATGGTAATTCATGGGGTTCAAGAAGTTTTCCAGAATTCAGGGGAATTGATACCTTTACAATTACAAATGGGTATACTGGAGATTCTTTAACTATAAATGTTCAATCAGTAGCGAATCATAGTAAGTACCCAATAGGAAATACTGTTGTAACAGATTTTGATTTTAAAGCATACAGCGAAAGTTCAATTTCTGATAATCCAGTATTACTAATAGCTAATGCAGAAACATTGAGTGGCATAATAATTGGACCGAATGGACATGAACTTGATGAGAATGGTAATGAAATGTCAACTGCCCGGTGGTTAGGTCATGATGGGAAACCATTTAGCGGTGGCTGTGTAATTCCCGCAACTCAAGAGGATTTTGACAACTTGCTTAATTTTTTCCAAGAGCAAGGTATTGATGATGGAACAGTCATTCCTGTACAGCTAAATCAAGAAATAGAAATTGTAGGTGAGTAA
- a CDS encoding NADase-type glycan-binding domain-containing protein, whose protein sequence is MKIFQYVLLVVLCHPVFSQMNEVYELFPDTTIELNDSNIQISGYDDDYNYFEIEGNYHINKYRDFTFYEVLDKSFVVFKSDYWIYLLGKDGSIFHGARRNQDDRAPTEGIYKRFGAFESSSFFVEELKNIEIQYDPSRLLDWDIRTGWVEGARGDGIGETLSFSLKNKSRTSSLIFYNGFIEPRNIDLFYKNARLKDFSIQIDSGEIYNFTLEDSPNEQIVYLPEKSNSFILTILSSYPGSKYSDLAINGLYANMHPDYYEIKF, encoded by the coding sequence ATGAAGATTTTTCAATATGTGTTATTAGTTGTGCTTTGTCATCCTGTTTTTAGTCAAATGAATGAAGTTTATGAATTGTTTCCTGATACTACAATTGAGTTAAACGATTCAAACATTCAAATTTCAGGATACGATGATGATTATAATTATTTTGAAATAGAAGGTAATTACCACATAAATAAATATCGAGATTTTACGTTTTATGAAGTTCTTGATAAATCTTTCGTTGTGTTTAAATCTGATTACTGGATCTATTTACTTGGAAAAGATGGTTCTATTTTTCATGGTGCCAGACGAAATCAAGATGATCGTGCTCCAACAGAGGGTATATATAAACGGTTTGGTGCTTTTGAGTCATCGAGCTTTTTTGTTGAAGAGTTAAAAAATATTGAGATACAGTATGATCCAAGTCGATTACTTGATTGGGATATTAGAACTGGTTGGGTTGAAGGAGCTCGTGGTGATGGAATTGGGGAGACACTTTCTTTTTCACTCAAGAATAAAAGTAGAACAAGTAGTCTGATTTTCTATAACGGATTCATTGAACCAAGAAATATTGATTTATTCTATAAAAATGCTCGGCTAAAGGATTTTTCAATACAAATAGATAGTGGAGAGATATACAATTTTACACTTGAAGATTCTCCAAATGAACAAATCGTATATTTACCAGAGAAATCAAACAGTTTTATTTTAACGATTCTCAGTTCTTATCCAGGTAGTAAATACTCTGATTTAGCAATAAATGGACTGTATGCAAATATGCATCCAGATT
- a CDS encoding tyrosine-type recombinase/integrase, with amino-acid sequence MTFSECRTDYEHYLAGKGLKKRTVRRKLNHVLYFLSSLSDSPSDLREIGEKNFNRYISFLKEKELTEGTIAQYVSSVRQFFTWLYKNDLILSPVAELIPEVKSTSREKPIFSTCEMEYFLDTVGSHLRDRTFFELLYSSGLRCSEALSLKWKHVFIDSRKLKVEQGKGGYDRYVPFCSSAAFFLSKWKQRTTSSQNDYIFPGLSGGHLTYHCMSLRFRKYLFESGIRKPGLSIHSIRHSTATHLLEAGADVRYVSELLGHNSMETTVRYTHPTEESQRRAYRMYHPRENGYYREIDREYRKQLKALREKFHDRAEHVARYVKK; translated from the coding sequence ATGACCTTCTCTGAATGCCGGACCGATTACGAGCATTACCTTGCCGGAAAAGGCTTGAAGAAAAGAACGGTGAGGCGAAAGCTGAACCATGTTCTTTATTTTCTCTCTTCACTTTCTGACAGTCCTTCTGATCTACGGGAAATTGGAGAAAAGAACTTTAACCGTTACATTTCTTTCCTGAAAGAGAAGGAACTTACAGAAGGCACAATCGCCCAGTATGTGAGCAGTGTCCGTCAGTTCTTCACCTGGCTTTACAAAAATGATCTGATTCTCTCTCCTGTGGCGGAGCTTATCCCGGAAGTAAAATCAACAAGCCGGGAGAAGCCGATTTTTTCTACCTGTGAGATGGAATATTTCCTCGACACCGTTGGTTCACACCTGAGGGACAGGACATTCTTTGAACTCCTCTATTCTTCTGGACTCCGCTGCTCGGAGGCCTTGAGCCTCAAATGGAAACATGTATTCATCGATTCAAGAAAACTTAAAGTGGAGCAGGGCAAGGGCGGTTATGACCGTTATGTGCCTTTCTGCAGTTCTGCTGCCTTCTTCCTGAGCAAATGGAAACAAAGAACAACCTCGTCTCAAAACGACTACATCTTTCCCGGACTTTCTGGCGGGCATCTGACCTACCACTGCATGTCATTACGTTTTAGAAAGTACCTCTTTGAATCAGGAATCAGAAAGCCGGGGTTATCGATCCACTCGATCCGCCACAGCACGGCGACCCATCTGCTGGAAGCCGGTGCTGATGTTCGCTATGTCTCCGAACTTCTTGGCCACAACAGCATGGAAACGACGGTACGCTACACCCATCCGACGGAGGAGAGCCAGAGACGGGCCTACAGGATGTATCACCCGAGGGAAAACGGCTACTACAGGGAGATTGACCGGGAGTACAGAAAACAGCTAAAAGCCTTAAGAGAAAAGTTTCATGACAGAGCCGAGCATGTGGCCAGGTACGTAAAGAAATGA